The sequence ACGCTTTCTGACGGGGCCGCGGAGGCTTgccctggggggggaggggggcgattGGGGGCGGCGTAAGAATTGTGGCCGGGCGGGGATGCTGGTGGAAGggtcctgtggtggtggtggtggtgtggcggtggtgaagaCGGGGAGGAagtggtgtggcggtggtggggttgtgggtggtgcttgtggtggtgttcTTTGGCtttggcggaggtggtggtggtggatttggtGGAGGAGTGGATAGGAGTTGGTTGGATGGGGGTTGAtgccttcctcctcgttctcctcctcctcctcctcctcctcttcctccaggagTGGAAATTCCCGTGCGATGAGGTCCATAATCTCGACGTGGGGGGGCGCTATGTTCGCcgccctgccctcctcctccacttcccgctccttctcctcctcgtgccTCAGGTCCGCCTCGTAATCGTCCTCGTACAGCTGCGGGTCGTCCCCCTGCATGGTGGGCGTGGGCCCGTACGGCGGGAGCGGCGTGGAGTAGTTGAGGGCGGAGGGGTTGTAGGACTGGCGGGGCCGCGGGGTGGACTCGGGCAGCAGATCCGGGTCCAAGGTGTCGTCGGGGCTGCCCAGTCGTACGTTGAGGGACGGGTACTTCTGACGGTCCTGCTCAGACTGGACCTCGAAGGGCAGCGGCACGGCACCTGTGGGTTTGAGGGAGGGGTGAGTGGCGGCGGTGGAGTGAGGAAAAGGGGGGCGGGAGTGAGGCAGTACGCGGGCGGCAGCGGCAGGGTTAAGAAGGGCCGCACCAACGCTCCTGCCTCGCTCCCTGCCCATGAATCACTCGTGTGTCGTCTTCCGCTAACCTTCAGCCCCAAGAGTGAGCCTAGCCCCCAGCCCCAAGAGTGAGCCCAGCCCCCAGCCCCAAGAGTGAGCCCAGCCCCCAGCCCCAAGAGTGAGCCCAGCCCCCAGACCCAAGAGTGAGCTCATTCCCCAGTCTCAAGACAGAGCCCAGTCCCCAGCCCCAAGAGTGAGCCCAGCCCCCAGACCCAAGAGTGAGCCCAGCCCCCAGACCCAAGAGTGAGCCCAGCCCCCAGCCCCAAGAGTGAGCTCATTCCCCAGTCTCAAGACAGAGCCCAGTCCCCAACCGACTCACCGGAGACGCAGTCCATGATGACGAAGATCTTGGGCGCGTCCCAGTGCGTGTCATCCACGTCCGTGACGGAGACGAGCACGCCGTGGTTGTTCCTCTGTCGCTTCCATCGCTTGACCATCCCCGGCACGGGCAGCGTCACCCAGCCCAGGTAGTCGCTGGAGATCTGCACGCCCGCCACCAGCCTCTTGCGGTCtgcgaggggagagaggggagggtcaACGATGGGCGGGTCTAGGCGAGGGCAGGGCAGGATATGCGTGCTGGCttggccaaggaagggaagggaagggcggacacGGAAAggctaggaaaggaaagggaaggaaaaggtgtcgTCAGCAAGTTTGGTCAGGGAGGGTTTCAGATCTGCTTCTAAGTGGTTGATGTACaggataaagaaaatgggtcccagcactgacccctgcgACACTCCGCCAGGGACGGAGGCCACTCTGAGTGAGGCCTACCTGCCAAGTAACACTCATTGTGTTCTACTGGTGAGCTCGTCTCCCATCCGCGCGATCACATTGGCTTCAGCAGCCTCTGACTCTAGCTTCGTAAGGAGTCGTTCATGTGGAACCTTGTCGAAGGGATAATATGGCTgtcccagttttcatatatatatatatatatatatatatatatatatatatatatatatatatatatatatatatatatatatatatatatatatatatatatatataccttgcaGAAAGTCCAATAGGTTTGTTAAGCAGGAACGCTTATCTCTGAAATCGTACTGGGTATCAGAAGGCATGTTATTATCTTTTACTAAAGTAACAGATTTGCCCAACAACCTCCTCGAGGATCTTGCTTGCCACGGATGTAAAAATATTGGGACGCTCACAGAGTTCGTAgcttgagcaagtcgacagatcctgccaggaggtacttagCATGAGAAGGGGgcttgcatggagacttgctcggaGAAACCCCCGGACttgtcgtagggtgggtgaggcaacgcACCCCACGGCGTATGCCTCCatcgattgactgattgattgatgtcAAAGTTATGGGCCTGGAGGTTAAGGCAACAGCCTAATCTCCCTTTCTGAAGATCGGCGTTAGATTCGCCATTTTCCCAGTCTTGAGGGACCTTGTTCAGCAACCTGTTGAGTGTGCTAGCTGGCTCCAGTCCTAACCGTCTCGGGCTCCCaccacaactatttcccaaggccacagagaagattagccgggttttcatgggtggttttgtagcagccaccgctgaaagccgtgtgctctgcttccccggtgacccaagaaaatgtggcgctgcagcacagactcgttaagtgtattcgtgtcaatgttttcgtctcccctcgtcttacgtctcctgtgccgtctatgtattttcattgtcgctgTCTCGTCTCCctgttgtccgtgttgcgtcaTCAATGTTAACTTCTCTTGTTACtctatcttctactgtctgtcctcgtcttcctattgttaactcatacatattgtttactatATACACTCACACTCCAATGTCATTCACACCACACTACATCTTCACAAATACATATACACTCAGccacctcttttatgtgtcttgtatatgtcaatgacctgtgtgatttttgtcaataaagcaaccctgacggatattgcctttctcgatccgtgaaccaattagcgcttagaacactcaccACCGCCAACAGTTTCCCCGTACGTGGTGCAGAAGTCGTGAAAAACTGTCACCAGAACCACAAAACAGTGCATACAACAGTACTagacaacttccacgagaggctttgcaaacaggcgaactgaggcgccgagacgtttaggaacACTGGCTCTGGCGAGGGCGGGAGTGTCGGTTGTGTGAGCTCTTTCAATAACCACGGGGACAAGTGTTCGAGTCCCGCTGATGTCGTGGTCGCGTACTGAGTGAGGATAGGAAAGGCAATTGAAGGGAAGAGTaggtaagggaagtgaagggaagggcagggaagggaagggtagaaaagagagagagagagagagagagagagagagagagagagagagagagagagagagagagagagagaaacatgcaaACCagcacatactactactactattactactactactactactactactaccacttttactactactactacaactactactactactactacttttactactactactactactactactactactactactactattattactactactactactactactactactgttaccgcTCTGAAGCCCCTCCCGCTCTGAAGCCCCTCTCTCATTACGAACGACTGGTGGGTGCCAAGTCATAGATAAGATGATAAGCATTCTGTTGTCAAGGTAAAGTTGCGGATAATTTGTCAGTGATGAAAAAAAACTCCGTAAGCAGTCACTTGGGGGGCtggtagtgtgtgtatgtgtgtgtgtgtgtgacctaatCTACCCCCCCCGTCACACCCTCGCCTCTTGGTCAAACTCTTGGTGTAGTAGACCTTAataccctacctaaccttacctagcctaatctTACCCAGCCTAACCTTACCCATCCTACCTTACccagcctaaccttacctaaccatacctaacctaacctcacttaacttacctagcctaaccttacccagcctaaccatacctaaccttacctgacctaacccgAACCAAACCTGACCAAaacctccgacacacacacacacacacacacacacacacacacacacacacacacacacaccctgctcaCCTCGCCTCTTGGTCAAGCTCTTCAAGTAGTAGTGTGCCCGTATGAGGAGCGTCTTAGGGTGCTCGAGAGGGAGGGAGTTGTTCTTGTACAGGCGCAGCGTCGCGTTGATCACGTACAGGTTGTTGCCGAAGTCCGAGGAGAGGTTGAAGAAGAGGTTGAAGCGCTGCGGCCAGATCTCCGGTGACGTGTTCTTCGGGATGTCACAAGTCGGAAAGAACGTTTGGGAGGAGCACCGCtgtggggggagaagggagacgtgaggaagggagggaaggaggaggaggaggaggaggaggtgagagagagagagagagagagagagagaaggaaggaagtaagggagggtaCTTTAGGTTTGCTTTggtcaggttatgttaggttatgtttggttaggtcagagagagagagaaaggaaggaagggaggaagggttacTTTAGGCTTGCtttgatcaggttaggttaggttaggttaggtaaggtcagggagggaaggagagagagagagagagagagagagagagagagggttactTTAGGCTTGCTTTGATCAGGTtatgttgttaggttaggtaaggtaaggtcagggagagaaggagatagagaaagaggagagaaaggtgggagagagagagagagagttagtgtaGGCTTGCTTTTGTCAgcttatgtaaggttaggtaaggtaaggtcaagtcagggagggaaggagagagaggcggagggaggaggaagagagagagagacaggaagggaggaggagggaggaggaggaggagaaggagagagaatgaaccgAATTtttcgtgtgtatatatatgtgtgtgtgcgtgtgtgtgtgtcaaagtggCTGgcacatacaacacacacacacacacacacacacacacacacacacacacacacacacacacacacacacacacacacacacacacacagtcattatCGAACCTCATTCAAAACAAACCCGAAACGTACTCTcatagcgacacacacacacacacacacacacacacacacacacacacacacacacacacacacacacacacacacacacacacacacacacacacacaccttgtactTGTAGGGGCAGGGCGCGGAGCTGTTTATGTTGAGGAGAGGCGTGGACACGGTGGCCAGGGCATCAGTGTTGAGGCGGGGGAGCTCCTTGCCGAACGTGGGCCCCAGGGCAATCAGTATACGGTCCATGATGTTTAGTTTGGCCATCTCGCGAGCCctgcaggaaagagagagagggtaaggctGCTGTTATGGCccttgctgctgctactactactataactgctACTACCCCTGCCCAaagtcacatatttgacaaggctttcgtaggagttgtgggaggcatttccaggggtagttttgtgaccctggtggtagtgtgacccttcctctgtaccatacaCCTAAAGgaacacatatttcacaaggctttcctgggagttgtgggcatttccaggggtagttttgtgaccctagtggtaatgtgacccatagctgggcacgataacagaaaaccttattcccgataactgataactgataatgggaaaccttatcggtgataaccgatattcgttaactggagacaaaaatataggcgataaccgataaccgatacccgatgtAAATCAACAAtttcgatactagctagcgataagtccgataggcgaaaacgatactatattgatatttcaaataaaaaacatagatgaattcaaattttcattatctgtattttagaaaacttacaaaacctgaaaaccacacgttgacacgtacatatggacggtaatattagaaacgcctgaacctgtgttgtgttatttggcgtccccaccgtcaaaagctggtgcttttgtttacaaacactggtctctcgtgaactgcgcgaCCAGCAAGcctagacctgtacagtctcacaaagctttttaaccgtaattaagagttgctggaaggctgaatcagacatacagtaccacaaccaccatccccgctgtttctagaacgacactctgtatgagttgtatttatatgtacagagtgtcgttctagaaacagcgaggatggtcgtactgtatgtctgattcagccttccagcacctcgatgtgttaaaaagctttgtgagactgtgcatggctatgcttactggtctgaacatgcgttgttcacgagagaccagtgtttgtaaacaaaagcgccaccttttgacgatgggacaccaaataacacaacaccgggtgcctaagtctatatataccgaCTCAAGTCACTCTACTttaaaactgcgaccggtacgcgcaggaggcggttttggggcggagcagcgggatgacgtcacttggagccccccacaaaaaaatacccgccagttcaggggtgcattctcgcctcctttcacagcgcgttcaggcaagccactgacgaaaaaatatgtctttttattgtgctattgcgtgactataatttcaatgactacaaacggcggtgtggggtgtgagggagggcatgttgaagtgattgatttaaattagtccgcctttcctcgttttctctaaatccctgtttctacattctctagtttggctccaagcaatgTCACgtataaaccacgcctcggccgtgtctcctcccacaaacctgcgtatgacttgacttggtgtatatagacttaaaCCGGGTGCCTTCactaccatggcatgctcacaaacgaatatgtaatatcaaatttgaggcagtgaataatcattgttggggcaaagttaaatgatttttctctttgatatattgatttttgagtaaaaaaaaaaaaaaa is a genomic window of Eriocheir sinensis breed Jianghai 21 chromosome 69, ASM2467909v1, whole genome shotgun sequence containing:
- the LOC126988389 gene encoding uncharacterized protein LOC126988389 isoform X1, whose protein sequence is MKPHALLAALLTHALTHAAPPTQQTAVPYLPAANAFEYDYSADVEAQERILVQATTQQAVMQPRDPLEDAHPPKRYPLLAPSIPSSDRNMRAREMAKLNIMDRILIALGPTFGKELPRLNTDALATVSTPLLNINSSAPCPYKYKRCSSQTFFPTCDIPKNTSPEIWPQRFNLFFNLSSDFGNNLYVINATLRLYKNNSLPLEHPKTLLIRAHYYLKSLTKRRDRKRLVAGVQISSDYLGWVTLPVPGMVKRWKRQRNNHGVLVSVTDVDDTHWDAPKIFVIMDCVSGAVPLPFEVQSEQDRQKYPSLNVRLGSPDDTLDPDLLPESTPRPRQSYNPSALNYSTPLPPYGPTPTMQGDDPQLYEDDYEADLRHEEEKEREVEEEGRAANIAPPHVEIMDLIAREFPLLEEEEEEEEEENEEEGINPHPTNSYPLLHQIHHHHLRQSQRTPPQAPPTTPPPPHHFLPVFTTATPPPPPQDPSTSIPARPQFLRRPQSPPSPPRASLRGPVRKRGIKSRKRNRVGGHRRE
- the LOC126988389 gene encoding uncharacterized protein LOC126988389 isoform X2, encoding MKPHALLAALLTHALTHAAPPTQQTAVPYLPAANAFEYDYSADVEAQERILVQATTQQAVMQPRDPLEEAREMAKLNIMDRILIALGPTFGKELPRLNTDALATVSTPLLNINSSAPCPYKYKRCSSQTFFPTCDIPKNTSPEIWPQRFNLFFNLSSDFGNNLYVINATLRLYKNNSLPLEHPKTLLIRAHYYLKSLTKRRDRKRLVAGVQISSDYLGWVTLPVPGMVKRWKRQRNNHGVLVSVTDVDDTHWDAPKIFVIMDCVSGAVPLPFEVQSEQDRQKYPSLNVRLGSPDDTLDPDLLPESTPRPRQSYNPSALNYSTPLPPYGPTPTMQGDDPQLYEDDYEADLRHEEEKEREVEEEGRAANIAPPHVEIMDLIAREFPLLEEEEEEEEEENEEEGINPHPTNSYPLLHQIHHHHLRQSQRTPPQAPPTTPPPPHHFLPVFTTATPPPPPQDPSTSIPARPQFLRRPQSPPSPPRASLRGPVRKRGIKSRKRNRVGGHRRE